GCTGGCCCCCGAGACCGGCTCCATCACGGTCTGTGGCGAGGACGTCCAGGCCCTCTCGGCGAAGGCCGCGAGCCGGCAGGTCGCGGTCGTCCCGCAGGACACCACCGTCTCGTTCTCGTTCCCGGTGCGCGACCTCGTCGCCATGGGCCGCACCCCGCATCGCTCGCGGTTCACGACCGCCAGACCCGAGGACCACCGGGCCATCGACGACGCCATCGAGCGCGTCGGCATCGCCGACCTCGCGGACCGGCCCGTGGACGAACTCAGTGGGGGTGAGCGCCAGAAGGTCGCCATCGCCCGGGCGCTGGCCCAGGAGACGCCCGTCCTCCTGCTGGACGAACCGACGGCCAGCCTCGACGTGAACCACCAGATAGAGACGCTGGAACTCGTCCGGGAGCTCGTCGCCGACGGGAAGACCGCGGTCGCGGCCATCCACGACCTCTCGCTGGCGGCCCGGTACTGCGACGAACTCGCCCTGCTGGCCGGCGGCGATATCGTCGCCTCGGGCGAACCCGATTCCGTCCTCACCCGCCCGCGTCTGCGCGAGAGCTTCGACGCCGAGACCGTCCTCACCCGGAATCCGGTCACCGAGAGCGTCACCGTGACGCCCCTCGCCCAGTCGGTCGACGCCCTCGACCGCAGGGTCCACGTGCTCGGGAACGGGTCGGTCGCCGCGCGCACCCTCGAACGACTCGCCAGCGCCGACGCGGCCGTCACCGTCGGCCCGGCCCCGCCGGGCGACGCGGTGGTCGAGACCGCCCGCCTGCTCGGGGTCGACCCGTTGCTCTCCGACCCGTACACCGCACTCGACGAGGCCAGCGTCGACTCGCTGCGGGCGCACGTCGCCGAATCCGACGTGGTGGTGCTCGCCGAACCACACCTCTCGGCGGGGAACAGCGCGGTCCTCGACGTGGTCGCCGAGGCGGATTCCCTCGTCGTGGTCGAGGACGGGCCGTGGCGTGCCTCCGTCGCGGGCGACCTGCACTCACGGTATGCTCAGGTGCGCGAGCGAGCGACCGTGACCGACCCCGAGACCGTCGCCCGGGCCGTGCAGGCCGCGGGGCAGACGCCCGAGCGCCCACCGAACTCCTATCAAGATTGAAAAGCGTCGGGCGAGAACGCCCCACCGATGCGCGCCCTCCCCGCCATCACGCTCGTTCTCGCACTCGTCCTCGCCGGTTGTGGCAGCCTTGGCCCCGTCACGGAGACCCGCCAGCCGTTCTCCGTCGAGCAGACAACACAACCGACCGAAGTGGACGACGGTACGACGAACCACGGCCCGCAGTTCGCCATCGACCCGGCGGACGACGAGGTACGGGGCGTGCGGGCCATGCTCGGTGCGCACCGGAAGACCCTGGTCGACACGAGCTACCGTGTCGGCTACGCGTACCGGGCGACGAGCGAGAACGGCACCGTCCTCTTGGCCCGGACGATCCGCGGGGCCTACGCCGAGAACCGGTCGCACTACCTCGTCCACCGGAGCGAGAACGGGGCGGCCCTGCCGGAGTCGGGCGAGTGGGACGTCTTCGCGGACGGGGACAGGGCGTTCGTGCGTCGGACCACCGAGAACGGGACCTCGGTCTCGGTTCCCGGGCTCGACACCACGGGCGAACCGCGCCGTCCGACCGACCTCGGGGTCTTCCGTGGCCGAGGCGCGGTCTCGGGCGACCTGTTCCAGGCCTTCGCGGGGATGAACGTGACCAGCGTCACCGAACTCGACCGGGAACCGGCCGGCGTCGAGGGGCCGCTCTACCGGGTCGAGTCCACCACGGTCGGGGACCCACAGCTCCTCTCGGACGGGGCGAACGCGACGGCGAGGAACGCGAGTTTCGAGGCGCTCGTGACGGCGCAGGGCTTCGTCGTCGAGTACCGGTTGACCTTCGAGATGCGGAGGGCCGACGGGATGTGGATCACGGTCGAACGACGGCTGGTCTACCGGGACGTCGGGGATGCCATCGTCCCGCGGCCCGAGTGGGTGGACGAGTACACTGCCGGCACCAACTCGACCACGAACGCCCCCGGCAGCACAACCTTGATGCGCGGACCCTGACAACTTCGAGCGATGCGCGCCCGCCACGTCCTCGTCCTCGCAATCGCCCTCGTCCTCGCCGGCTGTGGCAGCCTTGGTCCCGTCACGGAGACCCGTGAACCGTTCGCCGTCGACGGGACGGACCGCCCGACAGTCACCGACGGACCGACCACCACGCGGCCCCCGCAGTTCGACCCCGACCCGACCGAGAACGACCTCGGCGACGTCCGTGACATGCTCTCCGCGCAGGGGCGAGTCCTCCAGAACACGAGCTACCGGGCCGACTACCTGGTGAGGGCCACACACGAGAACGGGACGGTCCTCCTCTATCGTCACGTGGACGGGGCGTACGCGGCGAACGATTCGCGGTACCTCGTCGCCGCCGAAACGTCGGGCACGACGGTCCCTCGCCGGACCGACTTCGTCCTCTTCGGCGACGGCACCCGGGCGTTCGTCCGCCAGACGACAGAGAACGGCACCTCGGTCAGCGTGCCGCGACAGGCAGACGGCGGCGACCCGATTCCCCCGACCGACCTGGGTGTCTTCCGGGGACGTGATGCGATGTCCAGTTTCCTCTACCAGGGCTTCGCCGGGATGAACGTGACCAGCGTCACCGAACTCGACCGCGTCCCGCCCGGGCTCGACGAGCCACTCTACCGGGTCCAGTCCGGGAGCGTCGAGAGCCCGCAACTCCTCGCCCAGGGCCCGAACGGGACCGTCGAGAACGCGAGCTTCGAGGCTATCGTGGACCACCGTGGGTTCGTCTACGAGTACCGCCTCACGTTCGAGACCGAGACGGACGCGGGCGACCCGGTCCGCATCGAGCGCCGACTGGTCTACCGGGACCTCGGGAACACGACGGTCCCGCGTCCAGACTGGGTCGAGGACTACGAGGCCGAGAACGGGACGACGACCACGGCCAGGGTACTCGCCCAGGCCTGACACGACCGTCGGTCTGGTGGCCTTCGCACCCGCTGGGCCAACGTTCATTGCCCGGTAGTGGGTAGAGGTGACAATGCGCGTGGGACGGGTGTTCGCTCTCGCCCTGCTGGTCGGCCTGGCCGGGTGCGGCGGCCTCGCCGATACCGGCACGACGCGCGACCCGTTCTCCGTCGAGCAGCCGACGACCGGTTCCACCGATGCGACAGGGCCCGGGACCCACGCCGTCTTCGACCCCGACCCCGCCCGCGACCGCGTCCAGAACCTCGACGCCCTGCTGGACTCACACGAGCGCGTGCTCGACGGGACGGGCTACCGGGTCACCGCGGTCTACCGGGAGACCACGGCGAACGGAACACTGCTCCGAGAACTGATCCGCGAAGGGGCCTACCCGCCGAACCGTTCGCGCTACCTGTACCACGAGCGGGCTGCAGGTACCCGGGTCGGCCCGACGCAGGAGACCCAGCTGTTCGCCGACGGGCACACCGTCTACAGCCGCCGGTCTATCGGCGACCGGACCGAGGTGACGGTACTGCGGGACTCTGACGGCACGCCCTTCTCCCCGACCGACCTCGGCATCTTCCGCGGGCAACAGACCGACCTGCTCGCGATGGCCTTCGAATCGGTCGCCATCGACGAGGTCGAGCGCCTCGGGCATTCGCCACGACAGGTCGAGGACCCGCTCTACCGCCTCCGCGGGGATTCGGTCCGGGACCGGTCGCAGCTCAGCATCGACGCCGACGCGTCGGTCCGGAACGCGAGCCTTGAGGTCATCGTCGACAGCGACGGGCTGGTCCGGGAGTTCCGGTTCAGCTACGTCACATCGCGTGACGGCCGGCCGGTCAGGGTGACGAGACGACTGGTCTACCGCGACGTCGGACAGACGTCCATCGAGCGACCGGGGTGGGCTGCCAACGTGACCCTGTAGAATCTCCCGTCCCTGTCGGAACCCATAGAACCGGTCGTCGCACGAGCTGACGGTTCTCCGTCCGAAATTCGACAGTGTCCGCTCCCGACCGAACCACGCGTATTCTGTATAGCGATATTTGATTTATGGGTTCGGTATCCACCACCGTCTCACCGCGAGAATCCGTATCGCAGAATCGGGTGAATCCCAGACCCGGTCTCAGAGCAGGGAGTAGACGTTCGCCTCGTACACCTCGCGGACGCGGTCGCCCCAGTTGTGGGTGTAGGTGTCGATGATGTCGCTCGCCACGTCCCCGCGGAGGTACTTCACGATGCCACGGTCCCCGGTGCGGTCCCGGAGATGGGTCGTGAAGAAGTGCCGGAAGTAGTGCGGGGTGACGTTCTCGGCGGCCCCACCACCGGTCCGGTACCAGCCGTGGTCTCTGGCGTGGGTCTCCACGATGTGGCGGACGCCCTGTGGGGTGACTCGTTCGCCCCAGTCACCCGACGTCGAGACGAACAGCGGCTCTGCGGGCGAGACGGCGTCGGGGCGGATCGCGAGCCAGCCCACGAGCACCCGTTTCAGCTCCTCGTCGACGGGCACCACGGTCGAGCGCTTGCGCTTGTTCGCCGCGGTGCGTTCCTCCCCGTGGTACTCGACGCCGTGGGCCGGTTCTGCGGGCACGAATATCGAATCGGGCCGGCCGTCGAGCTGGACGCGACCGCCGAGGTCGTACTCGTCCTCGAGCGCCGGAACCGACAGCGAGATGTCCCGCAGGTCCAGGTTACAGAGTTCGCCGACACGCATCCCCGTCTTGAGCAGGGCCACGACCAGCGCTCGCTCCAGTGGATGCCCGATGTCGGCGACGAACTCGCGCATCTGGTCGACCGTGAGCTCCCGTCTCGTCGGGTCCTTGTCGATGGATTCGTTCATCTCCTCGACGACCAGCGCCATCGGGTTGGCGTCGAACTCGCCGACCTGGGTCATGTAGGCGTAGAACCGGTGGACGTATGAGGCGTAGGAGGCCACCGTGCTGGGGGCGTGCTCCCCCCGGAGCGAGTGCACCCACGCCATGCACTGCCGGCGGTCGGCCTCCGCCGGGGTGACGGAGCCGCCGCCCGGGCCGGCGTCCGGGTCCGCGAGGAACGCCTCGAACCGCCGCAGGACGCGCTCGTAGGCCTCCTGCGTCCGTTTCGCCTTCCCGTGGTAGGTCTGGTCCTCGAGGAAGTACGCGACCGAATCGGACATCTCAGGTGCCCTCTGCGGTGACGTAGCCGCTCTCGCGACCGCTGTACCGGACGCGTCCGTCGGCCTGGAGGTCCTGCAGGGCGCTGTCGAGGCGGTCCTCGATGTCGTCGCTCACCGCGGCCAGCAGGTCGTCCCAGGTACACGGTCCGTCCTCGCGCTCGAGGATGTCGACGACCCGCGCCGTGAGGTCGCCGGAGTCCGAGTCACCCGATACGGTCTCCTGGTCGCCCCGGTTCGCCCTGCTATCGGGTGAGTCAGGCAGGTCGAACTTCCGGCGGCCGGCCTGGACCATCGTCCGGACGAACTCGCTCTGGCTCATGTCGAGTTCGTCCGCGTGGTCGGCCCACTCGTCTTTCTGGTACTCGGGGACGTAGGTCTTGACCACCGACCGGCTGGTGTCCTGTTGGCTCACAGACACCACCCCGGAAAGCATGATATATCATGCCTGCGCCCGGGCGTCTGGAAGGGCGTTCTGGTGGGTCGAACCCCAGGGGTCGCGTGCTCAGGACGGGGTCGTAGACACACCCAATCACCCAGCAATTCTTGCCGGTTGCGCTCTCGGTGGCGTTCCGTCGACCCGCGACTCCAGCGACCCTGGTGAGTGGCCGTGGCCCAGTCACAGGTAGTATATAGATTCTGGTAGCTTCTCGGCATGTCGCTCTGTCCGCAGCGACTCGTCCCCGATACTTCAATCTGTCCCACAGTTCGGGATAAGAGTCCTTATCTTCCTCTGAAGGCCCGCTTTACCACCGCCAGATTCATCTTATACGTTATTTCGGGACTGTAAATCACGTGTTGCAGTACTAGTGACCGAGATACAAATCTCAGGCTCTGTCGCTCCGATAAGGACAGGTTTCGACAGCAGGTCGGGAACAGGTCCGTCACGAGAAGAGTTAGCGACCAGAGAAGACATATAGATTCTGCCAATTCTGCATCTCGCCCTGCCCGGCGTGGCGCTCGAGTGTGGGCACTCTCGGTAGGAAACCTGCGCAGATCCAGTTGGGGGTCGGGGCGATTCGAGCACAGTCCAAGCCCAGCTCGGTCGACGGTGACCTGGGGCAGGTCTGATCGTCGACCGGACTCGATGGGCTCCTGGAAAGTCAGACAGAACGACTCCTCCTTCGAGAGTCCACAGCGACTGGGAGTGGGCTGGATTTCTCCGGTGAGGGAACCACGAAAGAGGCCGGGAGACGGGGTCGGCACACCGAGCGAGAAAGCTCTTCGCCGAACCGAGAGCCCCGAGAGCACGGTGAATCCGCATCTCTGACCCATCCACTGCCCAGAGAGGCAAACCCGACAGCGCCCGTCTCAGCGGTTCTGAGTGAAACACATGGGTTTCGCAGTGCTCTCGACCCTGATGGAGACACATCCCATAAATCACATGTCGCTATACAGAATGGCGGCCCCGAAGCACGAGGACCCGGGCGCCCGGCGGTCAGTTCACGGCGAGCGCGGTCTCGAGGTCCGCACCGTCGAACAGGGCCTTCACCGCCTCGGATTCCGGCGTCGCTTCGGCCTCGTTCTCCATGAGGACGGTCTCGCTGGGGAACAGTCGGGTCCCGAGTTCGAGACCGTGGTCGCGGGCCGTCGAGCCAGTCATCGTGAGGTAGACGCCCGCACCCACGTCGGCGATGGCGGCCTCCTCCTCGCGCCCCTCCGCGGGGTAGCAGAACTCCACGTCCTCGATGGCCTCGGTGCCGAGGACTGCCTCGACGAGTCGCTCGTACCGGGGGGAGATGCAGAGCTGGCCCTCGTACTGGCGGATGAACTCTCGCGTGGCGTCCCCGCCGCCGTAGGCGTCGAGCACGTCGGGCGTGGCCATCAGCGTGTGGTAGACGGTGTCGCCGAGGCCGGTGACCACCCGGACGTCCGTGTCGTGGGGGTCGATACGGGCGTTGATGTCCTCGAGGGAACCGAGGGGTTCCGGCCGGAGCCCGACGACCTCCTCGAGCACGAGGTCGGCGCTGTCGAAGCCCAGCGCGAACGAATGGGTGCGCAGCGCGCGGAACGGCTCCTCGCGGCCGACGAGCTGGACGTCGTAGCCGTCGACCTCGACGGTGACGCTGTCGAAGACGACGCGGCGGGGCATGCCCTCGCGGTCGTCCCGGAGGAGGGTGAACTCCGGCTGGCGATGGTCCGACAGGTCGCTGTACTCCGCGAGGCGTTCGTAGACGTCGCGGGCGTCGGCTTTCTTGCCCTTCGTGATCGCCTTCTCGTAGCGCAGGATGGAGATGATGTCGTCGGCCATCTCCGTCGCGCCCACGCGGTTCGCGATGCGTTCGAGGACGGCCTCGAGGGGCCGCCCCTTCCGTGGCACCGCGACAGCTATCGTGTCGGCCATTTAGCGGAGGAACGACCTGCCGGCTAAAAACAGATTCGTTTCAGGAGAACATCTCGCCGAGCTGGTCACGCCAGTCCTGGATGGCGGTGACCTCCTCTTCGAGGCTCTCGACGTCGTTCTCGAGTGCGTCGACGTCCTCCTGGAGCATGTCGATGTCCTCGCGGGCCGACTCGACGGCCTCGCTGTTGTCCTCGGTCGCCTCGCGGACCGACGACACGTCGTCGTCGATGCGCTCGGTCGTGGTCTCGAGGTTCTCGCGGATGTCGTCGACCTCGTCGTCGAGTGCGAGCACGTCCTCGTCGACGGTGTCGACGCGCTCGTCCAGCGCGTTCAGGTCGGATTCGACGGCGCCGATGGACTCCTCGGCGGCGGCGAGGTCGCCGCTGACCGTCTCGAGCTGGTCGTCGTGGGACTCGACGCTCTGGCGGACGTCGGTGACCTCCTCGCGGAGTTCCGAGACCTCCTCCCTGTAGTCGTCGAGCAGCTGCTGTGCGGTCCCCTCGTCGTCGAGGAACTCCTCGAGTGCGCCGGTGTAGGCCGCCAGCTCTTCGACGCGAGACTGGAGGTGCTCGACCTTCGCGACGTCCGTGCCACTGGGTTCGAGGTCGAGTTCGGCACGGAGCGCCTCGCGGTCCTCGGTGGAGACCGACTCCTCACGGAGTTCGGCCAGCAGGGCGTCGACGACGCTCTCGGCGGCGACCTGCGGGGCCGCCTCGACTGCCGGTTCATCGGGCTCTGCCCCGGATTCTGCGTCCTCTTCGGCCTCCGTGACGTCCTCGGCCTCGTCCTCTACCGCTGCCGACTCGTCGTCGAGGTCGGGTTCCTCGTCGATGTCGTCCTCGTCGTCCACGTCCGCTTCGACCGCTTCCGCCTCGTCCTCGACGTCGACGGCATCGGCGGCTGCCTCGGCGTCGGCCTCCGCCTCGACCTCGAGGTCTGCCTCGTCGTCTTCGAGGGCTTCGTCCTCGTCCGCGAAGTCCACGTCGAGGTCGTCGTCCGTCTCGTCGACGTCGAAGTCGTCCGCGTCGGCGAAGTCGCCGTCCTCGGCCTCCGGCTGGGATTCGGCGTCGACCACGAGGTCCTCGTCTTCGTCGTCGGCCTCGTCCTCGTCGACGTCGAGTTCGATCTCCGGGCCGTCGCTCTCGGCCTCGGCGGCGTCTTCGTCGTCGGCCTCCTCGCCGTAGACCTCCTCTTCGGCGGCTTCGAGGTCGAGTTCGATGCCGAGGTCCTCCTCCTCGGCGCCGGCGGCGTCGGCGGCGTCCTCGCCCTCGTCTTCCTCCTCGTCGAAGCCGAGGTCGATATCGACGGCGCCCCCGTCGCCGCTGGCCGTCTCGGCCTCGGCGTCTGCCTCGGCCTCGGCGGATTCTTCCTCGTCGTCGAGGCCGGGGATGTCGGACTCGCCAGAGAGCATGTCCTTGACGACCTGGTTGGAGTCGTCGGAGACGATCTCGTCGATGGTCTCGTCGCTCTCGTCGTCCTCCTCTTCACCCTCGGCGTCGTCTACGGCGCGCTCGCCGTCGACGTCCCACACGCTGGGTTCGGTCAGGAACTTCGGGACCTCGGACCGGTCGTCGATGCGGATGCCGTAGACGGTCACGATCTCCTCGCCGGGGTCGAGCGTTCGCTCGAACTCGACGTGGTGGTCCTGGAAGGCGGTCCAGTTGTCGGACTCGTAGTCCGGATGGAAGCCCACCCCATCCATGGGGAACTCCTCGGGGATGTCCTCGTGGAGTCGGATTGTCACCGTCTCGTCGCGGTTCGAGGTGATGCTGAACCGTATCGCGGGGACGGGAAACTCGTCGGCGGCGAACGACTTCTCGACGGAGATACCGTCCGCAGCGACTTCGATTGTGGCGCTCGGGTCGACCTCGCTACTCATAGGGCCACGTACCCCCACCACGCCTATAAAGGAAACGGGCGAGGCACCAGTGGACTGGTCTGTCCACCGGTGGACTCCTGTTGGCCAATTAACTTATATCCGACTCGGGCGTCCTCTCGAATGCAGCCAACTGGCTGCCAGTCGTTGCCCACACGGCGGACTGCCAGTTCCGCCATCCTTTCCCTACTCGCACCCGAGCCATCGCCAGCGACCGCGCGGTGCGTCGAAGATTCGACCGGCAAGACAACGCTTACGGCGCGGCCGCTCGCATCCTCGCGCATGACACGAAGCGACTGGGGCGACTGGCTCCCCCGCGCCGTAGAATCCGCCGACCCGGACGGCATCGCCATCTGGTACCTCGGCTGTAACGGCTTCGTCCTGAAGGCGAGCGACGGCACGACGGTCTACGTCGACCCCTACGTCGGGCTGGGCGACCCGCCGCGGACCGTCCGCATGATCCCGGTCCCGTTCGACCCGACCGACGTGGCGGAGGCCGACGCGGTCTTCGCCACCCACGAGCACACCGACCACGTCCACGGGCCGAGCCAGGCACCCATCCTCGAGGGGACGGGCGCCGACTTCTACGCCCCCGACGACAGCCTCGCCGTCGCCTTCGACGACGAGGACTGGCAGGCCGACTACGACATCGCGGACGGGCAGTTCCACGAGGTCACGGAGGGCGACACCGTCGAGGTCGGCGGCTTCACCGTCCACGTCGAACCCGCCCACGACCCCGACGCCACCCACCCCGTGAGCTACGTCTTCGAGCACGAGGGGCGCACGGTCTTCCACGGCGGCGACACCAAACCGAGCGACGAGTTCGCCCGCCTCGGCAGCGAGTACGACATCGACCTCGGCATCCTCGCGTTCGGGACCGTCGGGAACATCCCCGACAAGGAGACGCGTGAGCCGGTCCGAACGCGCTGGTACAACGACGAGAACCAGGTCGTCGAGGCCGCGAGCGACCTCCAGCTCGACCGGCTCCTCCCGAGCCACTGGGACATGTGGAAGGGCCTGACCAGCGACCCGAAGGTCCTGCACCACCACGCGAGGAGCTTCGCGTACCCGGCGAACCTCGACATCGTGGAGATCGGCGACCGGGTGGACGTCTAGCACCGCGGGTCCGTCTCCGTTCGAACTCTTCTCCTCGCGCACCCGCGCGCGACTGAATCATTCCGCAACCCGCCGCCACCCCACCACAGCAGCACGAAACCATTTGTACGCCGCGGCCTTCCCGCCGCACATGGACCTGCTGTCGCTCGGTATCGCCGTCTTCGTCGTGGTGACGCTCTCCGTCTCCCTCGCCGTCGTCGCCCTGCTGGACCGCCCGGGTGGGACCTGGGGCCAGCACCTCCGCGGCCGGCTCGTGATGGGCGTCCCCTGGGGGACGCTGGTGTCGGTCGTCTTCGTCGTCGCCGTCTACCTGTTCGTCCAGGACGGCTGGAACCACTGGTACGACCCCGTGACCCTGCCCTTCCGCGCGTGGTCGTACCTCTACCCGACCGGGATGGTACTGGCACCGTTCTCCCACGCCGACGCCGGCCACCTCACCGGGAACATGATCGGGACGCTCGTCCTCGCCCCTATCGCGGAGTACGCCTACGGGCACTTCCCCGAGGAGCGCGGCTCGCACTCCTTCGCCGACTGGACCGCCAACCCGTGGGTCCGGGCGCTGGTCGTCTTCCCCGGCGTCGTCCTGCTGGTCGGCCTCGGCACCTCCCTGTTCGCGCTCGGCCCGGTCATCGGGTTCTCCGGCGTCGTCTTCGCCTTCGCGGGGTTCGCGCTGGTCCGCTACCCGATGACGACCGTGGTGGCCGTCCTCGGCGGCCAGCGCGTCCTCTCGCTGCTCTACAGCTCGCTCCAGAATCCCATCATCACCACGACGGCCCAGCCCTCGCCGCCCTCGCCGCCGTGGTGGGCCGGCATCGCCATCCAGGGCCACGCCCTCGGCCTGTTCCTCGGCATCATGCTCGGCGTGTTCGTCTTCTACCGGCGCGATACCCGCCCCAGCGCACTCCGCATCTGGCTCGCGGTGCTGTTCTTCGCGGTCGCGAAGAACCTCTGGGCGATCTACTGGTTCCTCGGGAACGAGACCTACCGGCTGTTCCGCGGCCCCGGGCTGGCGATGGTCGTCGCGCTGGCTATCGTCGTGGCGACCGCGCTCCACCTCCGCGAGCGCGACCTCGAATCGTTCGGCCCGCGGACCGCGGCGCTGGTCGTCCTGGTCATCGTGACGGCCGGGCTCGTCGGCTCGGGCGTCCCGGTGAACCTCATGACGGTCGACGATACCGCGGCCCCGGGTGACCCCATCGAGGTCCGGGGGTACGAGGTCGTCTACGCCGAGGACGTGCAGAACCAGATGGTCTCCGTGGTCGACGTGGAGGCGTTCGGCCAGAGCACGAACATCACCTCCTCCGGCGTCATCGTGGTGAACGAGGAGCGCAACATCTGGTACCAGGCCGTCTCGAAGGGCCAACTCGCGTTCAGCGGCCAGCGACAGGTCAAGGTCGGCGGCCTGGGCTGGCGCGAGACGGTCACGGCGAGCCGTGACGGCTGGAACGCCGTCGGCGGCGGGACCGCCTACCGGGTGTTCATGAAGCCGCCCGAGGGCGACTGGCGCGTCGCCTTCACCTCCGGCAACGCGACCGCGGAGCCACGCCTCGCCGGCAAGAACGTCTCCATCGCGGCCACCGAGGACGGCTACGAGCTGTTCGTCTGGGAGAACGACACCGAACTCGGCCGGGCCGCCATCCCCATCACGAACGAGTCGGTCCAGAACGCCTCCGTGACGGTCTCGGGCATCGAGTTCGTCAGGGAGGAACAGCAGAACGGGCCGGACAGGATCTACGCCGTCGTCGGCGAGACGAAGGTCCGGGTCTTCGTCAAGGAGACGTACCGCTAGTCGTCGCTGGCCCCGTCACCGGTCCAGTCGATGCGGTAGGCCTCGGCGTCGATGGGCTTCGACTCCTCCTCGTGGAACGGGAACTGCCTGTCGAGGTCCAGCTCCACCGCGAAGGCGTGGGTGACCGCGCCGCCGTGGTCCGCGGCGAAGGACTCGACGAACTCCTGGCTGCCGGCGTTGTGGATGGAGTAAGAGACGTCTGCGACCCCGCTGGCGGCCGCGAGGAAGGCGCGGTCGGCGTGTTCGTTGCCGCGCTGGGCGCCGAAGGGCGGGTTCATGACCACGGTGACCGGGTCGTCCTCGGCCGGACACAGCGGCGGGCGGGTCGCGTCACCGGCGACCCAGTGGATGTCGGTGCGCGCGCCGACGCGACGCTCGTTCTCGCGGGCGGTATCGAGGGCCTCGCGGTCGAGGTCGACGCCGACGACGCGGGTCGCGCCCCGCAGGGCGGCCCCGAGCGCCAGCATCCCGGTCCCGGTCCCGAGGTCGACGACCGTCCGGTCGGCCACGTCGTCCTCCATGTCCGCGACGTGGACGAGGGAGGCCGCGACCTCCGGGGGTGTCGGGTACTGTTCGAGTTCGACGCTGGGCGAATCGAAGCCAGCGACGACGCCGAGTTGCTGGGCCAG
This window of the Haloarchaeobius amylolyticus genome carries:
- a CDS encoding METTL5 family protein; the encoded protein is MSTRRALAQQLGVVAGFDSPSVELEQYPTPPEVAASLVHVADMEDDVADRTVVDLGTGTGMLALGAALRGATRVVGVDLDREALDTARENERRVGARTDIHWVAGDATRPPLCPAEDDPVTVVMNPPFGAQRGNEHADRAFLAAASGVADVSYSIHNAGSQEFVESFAADHGGAVTHAFAVELDLDRQFPFHEEESKPIDAEAYRIDWTGDGASDD
- a CDS encoding DUF7537 family lipoprotein; translated protein: MRARHVLVLAIALVLAGCGSLGPVTETREPFAVDGTDRPTVTDGPTTTRPPQFDPDPTENDLGDVRDMLSAQGRVLQNTSYRADYLVRATHENGTVLLYRHVDGAYAANDSRYLVAAETSGTTVPRRTDFVLFGDGTRAFVRQTTENGTSVSVPRQADGGDPIPPTDLGVFRGRDAMSSFLYQGFAGMNVTSVTELDRVPPGLDEPLYRVQSGSVESPQLLAQGPNGTVENASFEAIVDHRGFVYEYRLTFETETDAGDPVRIERRLVYRDLGNTTVPRPDWVEDYEAENGTTTTARVLAQA
- a CDS encoding MBL fold metallo-hydrolase; its protein translation is MTRSDWGDWLPRAVESADPDGIAIWYLGCNGFVLKASDGTTVYVDPYVGLGDPPRTVRMIPVPFDPTDVAEADAVFATHEHTDHVHGPSQAPILEGTGADFYAPDDSLAVAFDDEDWQADYDIADGQFHEVTEGDTVEVGGFTVHVEPAHDPDATHPVSYVFEHEGRTVFHGGDTKPSDEFARLGSEYDIDLGILAFGTVGNIPDKETREPVRTRWYNDENQVVEAASDLQLDRLLPSHWDMWKGLTSDPKVLHHHARSFAYPANLDIVEIGDRVDV
- a CDS encoding tyrosine-type recombinase/integrase; translation: MSDSVAYFLEDQTYHGKAKRTQEAYERVLRRFEAFLADPDAGPGGGSVTPAEADRRQCMAWVHSLRGEHAPSTVASYASYVHRFYAYMTQVGEFDANPMALVVEEMNESIDKDPTRRELTVDQMREFVADIGHPLERALVVALLKTGMRVGELCNLDLRDISLSVPALEDEYDLGGRVQLDGRPDSIFVPAEPAHGVEYHGEERTAANKRKRSTVVPVDEELKRVLVGWLAIRPDAVSPAEPLFVSTSGDWGERVTPQGVRHIVETHARDHGWYRTGGGAAENVTPHYFRHFFTTHLRDRTGDRGIVKYLRGDVASDIIDTYTHNWGDRVREVYEANVYSLL
- a CDS encoding ATP-binding cassette domain-containing protein, coding for MISVADVTVAYGDATVLDSVSLSVDAGTFVGLVGPNGAGKTTLLRTMSAALAPETGSITVCGEDVQALSAKAASRQVAVVPQDTTVSFSFPVRDLVAMGRTPHRSRFTTARPEDHRAIDDAIERVGIADLADRPVDELSGGERQKVAIARALAQETPVLLLDEPTASLDVNHQIETLELVRELVADGKTAVAAIHDLSLAARYCDELALLAGGDIVASGEPDSVLTRPRLRESFDAETVLTRNPVTESVTVTPLAQSVDALDRRVHVLGNGSVAARTLERLASADAAVTVGPAPPGDAVVETARLLGVDPLLSDPYTALDEASVDSLRAHVAESDVVVLAEPHLSAGNSAVLDVVAEADSLVVVEDGPWRASVAGDLHSRYAQVRERATVTDPETVARAVQAAGQTPERPPNSYQD
- a CDS encoding DUF7537 family lipoprotein, which produces MRVGRVFALALLVGLAGCGGLADTGTTRDPFSVEQPTTGSTDATGPGTHAVFDPDPARDRVQNLDALLDSHERVLDGTGYRVTAVYRETTANGTLLRELIREGAYPPNRSRYLYHERAAGTRVGPTQETQLFADGHTVYSRRSIGDRTEVTVLRDSDGTPFSPTDLGIFRGQQTDLLAMAFESVAIDEVERLGHSPRQVEDPLYRLRGDSVRDRSQLSIDADASVRNASLEVIVDSDGLVREFRFSYVTSRDGRPVRVTRRLVYRDVGQTSIERPGWAANVTL
- a CDS encoding rhomboid family intramembrane serine protease; this encodes MDLLSLGIAVFVVVTLSVSLAVVALLDRPGGTWGQHLRGRLVMGVPWGTLVSVVFVVAVYLFVQDGWNHWYDPVTLPFRAWSYLYPTGMVLAPFSHADAGHLTGNMIGTLVLAPIAEYAYGHFPEERGSHSFADWTANPWVRALVVFPGVVLLVGLGTSLFALGPVIGFSGVVFAFAGFALVRYPMTTVVAVLGGQRVLSLLYSSLQNPIITTTAQPSPPSPPWWAGIAIQGHALGLFLGIMLGVFVFYRRDTRPSALRIWLAVLFFAVAKNLWAIYWFLGNETYRLFRGPGLAMVVALAIVVATALHLRERDLESFGPRTAALVVLVIVTAGLVGSGVPVNLMTVDDTAAPGDPIEVRGYEVVYAEDVQNQMVSVVDVEAFGQSTNITSSGVIVVNEERNIWYQAVSKGQLAFSGQRQVKVGGLGWRETVTASRDGWNAVGGGTAYRVFMKPPEGDWRVAFTSGNATAEPRLAGKNVSIAATEDGYELFVWENDTELGRAAIPITNESVQNASVTVSGIEFVREEQQNGPDRIYAVVGETKVRVFVKETYR
- a CDS encoding DUF5805 domain-containing protein, with translation MLSGVVSVSQQDTSRSVVKTYVPEYQKDEWADHADELDMSQSEFVRTMVQAGRRKFDLPDSPDSRANRGDQETVSGDSDSGDLTARVVDILEREDGPCTWDDLLAAVSDDIEDRLDSALQDLQADGRVRYSGRESGYVTAEGT